In Chitinophaga nivalis, a single genomic region encodes these proteins:
- a CDS encoding YihY/virulence factor BrkB family protein, translated as MGDTTTEKKIPYWLHFFLAFKDAWKELQANDPLRMAGATAFFTTFALPAILVIIIQLLRLIFRIQHVGKRLFAQLEGVFGKEATEALTGTLKAFRSIAQNWLIAIGGFLFLLFVATTLFKIIKSSLNELWKIKPVHKATVGQILLSRLRGVLVIFFAGVLFIIDLVADAAKAFLGKYIDAWLPALAMYYNSALNYVISVVIVTIWFFLVFYFLPDGRPRWKAGLTGALVTSILFNIGKLILKVMLTYSSINSIYGASAAMVLLLLFMFYSSLIFYFGAAFTYTWSARMDAMIQPLPHAGRYQVTVEEDETT; from the coding sequence TACGGAAAAAAAGATACCTTACTGGCTGCACTTTTTCCTGGCATTTAAGGATGCCTGGAAAGAGCTGCAGGCAAATGATCCGCTGCGGATGGCCGGCGCAACGGCCTTTTTTACCACGTTTGCCTTACCGGCTATCCTGGTAATCATTATACAATTGTTGCGACTGATTTTCCGTATCCAGCATGTAGGTAAGCGGTTATTTGCACAACTGGAAGGCGTTTTCGGTAAAGAAGCCACGGAGGCCTTAACCGGTACCCTCAAGGCTTTCAGGAGTATTGCCCAGAACTGGCTGATCGCCATAGGTGGTTTTCTTTTCCTGTTATTTGTAGCGACTACGCTTTTCAAAATCATCAAGAGTTCACTCAATGAATTATGGAAGATCAAACCGGTACACAAAGCCACGGTAGGACAGATATTATTATCCCGGTTAAGAGGCGTGCTGGTGATCTTTTTTGCAGGCGTGTTATTTATCATCGACCTGGTGGCGGATGCGGCCAAAGCCTTTCTGGGAAAATATATCGATGCCTGGCTGCCGGCCCTGGCCATGTATTATAACAGTGCGTTGAACTATGTGATTTCCGTGGTGATTGTCACTATCTGGTTTTTCCTGGTGTTTTATTTTCTGCCGGATGGCCGTCCACGCTGGAAAGCAGGACTTACCGGCGCTTTGGTTACCAGTATCCTGTTTAATATCGGAAAGCTGATCCTGAAAGTGATGCTTACCTATAGCAGTATCAACAGTATTTACGGCGCTTCTGCTGCTATGGTATTGTTACTGCTGTTTATGTTTTATTCTTCCCTGATCTTTTATTTCGGGGCTGCTTTTACCTATACCTGGAGCGCCCGTATGGATGCGATGATACAACCCTTGCCGCATGCCGGCCGGTATCAGGTCACAGTAGAGGAAGACGAAACCACCTGA